A window of Roseobacter fucihabitans genomic DNA:
GCTCGAAGCCGCCAAAAGCAGGGACGTTCAACACCAGCATGGCACCAATACCGATGAGGCCATCGCGCGCCATGTGATCGGCTCGCCGACATATTTCGTGCAGGGCGACATGTTTTACGGGCAGGACCGGCTGGAGCTGGTGGCGCGCGCCCTCGATACGCCCTTCGCCCGATGAACGGATCACAGCCCTTGACCCGGCCCCGTCACCCGTGCTCCACAAACAACAACAGGGCGCGGACATCATGACACAACACACAACATATGACGTGATCATCATCGGCGGGGCGATCTATGGCTCCAGCGTCGCCTGGTGGCTGAGCCGGATGGCAGGGTTTCAGGGCCGGGTGCTGGTCATTGAAAAAGACCCCACCTATGAACACGCCGCCACGAGCCACACCAACAGCTGCATCCGCCAGCAATTCTCCAACCCGACCAATATCGCCGTATCGCAATTTGGGGCGCATTTCATCAAGAATTTCCAAGCCTTCATGGAGGGTGCCGACGCCCCCAGGCTGACCTTGCAAAGCTATGGTTATATGTATCTGGCCGATACGCCCGAATTTGCCGATACCCTGCGCCAAAGCCAAAAAGTTCAAGCCCAACTCGGGGCCGGAACCAAGTTCATGACGCCAGAAGAGATCGCCGCAGATTACCCGTTCTACATGCTGGAGGATATTCTTGGGGCGAACCACAATCTGGTGGACGAGGGCTATTTCGACGGTGGCACCATGTTTGACTGGTTCAGACGCATGGCACGCAAGAACGGTGCGGAATATGTAACGGATGAGGTCACCGCGATCGCCCGCAGCGCCAGCGCGATCACCGGTGTCACCTTGAAATCCGGCGCGACGCTGTCCTGTGGCACGGTGGTGAATGCCACCGGCACGCGCGGGGCATTGACCGCGCGCATGGCCGGGCTCGACATCCCCGTGGAGCCGCGCAAGCGCTACACCTACATCTTTGACGCCGCCCACCCGC
This region includes:
- a CDS encoding FAD-binding oxidoreductase, with translation MTQHTTYDVIIIGGAIYGSSVAWWLSRMAGFQGRVLVIEKDPTYEHAATSHTNSCIRQQFSNPTNIAVSQFGAHFIKNFQAFMEGADAPRLTLQSYGYMYLADTPEFADTLRQSQKVQAQLGAGTKFMTPEEIAADYPFYMLEDILGANHNLVDEGYFDGGTMFDWFRRMARKNGAEYVTDEVTAIARSASAITGVTLKSGATLSCGTVVNATGTRGALTARMAGLDIPVEPRKRYTYIFDAAHPLARDLPLTIDPSGVHMRSDGRYYLAGGPPDADPAVDHNDFTADHALWEEKFWPIIATRIPQFERIKLINMWVGHYDYNTLDQNAIIGPHPQVSNFMFLNGFSGHGLQQSPALGRGLAEWIAYGEYRSLDLAPFHVERVFRGEKFLEKAVI